In Poecile atricapillus isolate bPoeAtr1 chromosome 1, bPoeAtr1.hap1, whole genome shotgun sequence, the sequence tctcttccccagcaccacacacaaacacagcctcTCAAACTCCATGGAATCAATTCCCCCCTGGACATCAACAaagcctttccccagcagccaTGGACTTGTTCCTCCAGCCACATTCCTGTACTTCAGTTCAACCTATTCTGATCCCCACACATGCTCTCATGGCATTAATCAGATGCAATTATCTCTGATGATTACAATCCCAATTAGCATCAGCCTCAGGCCACCAGTTGTATTTCTCCCCGGAAATCCGCAGGTGGTGGTCTGGGGTTGCAGCTGATTCTAATCCCAATTCTGTGAGTCCATCTCTGGCCAGGAGCCACCAGCACCTCCCAGCTGGGTCCCAACAGCTTTCCAGCCAGCCCCATTCCCTACTCCCACTGGGCCTTGCCCAGCCAGACCTTCAGTCTGGACCTGCTCCCAGATGGACCCTTCTCACCTAAACACTTCTACGATTCCACAGACACCATCTCTAGAAGGAGCTGTGAGGGACGGGATCCAAACTCTTCCTAACAACCCAAAAACCAGCATCCACACCCTTCTATCATCTCCAGGACATGTGGTCTTATCCCAGACATCACACCAGTCAGACAGGAGCCATTCTGTCTGACTCAACCCACAGTGACAGTGCCACCCTCCAGGTCCTTCCATGACCACACAGATAAGCTGGCACTGtgtgtggcagcagcacagcgGGTGTGGGTGGGCAGGTGACCACAGGACGGAGCCAGGAGCAGATAAAAGcagggggcacagctggagagatGAGTGCCCGCGGGACTCTGCTGCCCTGAGTGGATCAGCTCTCCTGAGGACAGAGGATGCCCGGCATGGCTTACAGCATCGGggtcctgctggccctggcaaGTGCCATGGTCACGCAGGGCTGGGGTGAGTGCCAGTCCTCCTGCAGTGGCATTGCAGACAGACCGGTGACACTGCAGGGGGACAAGTGGGTGACACACAGGGCTCCTGCTGACCTGCCCTCGGTGGCAGAAGGGTGCCAGGCTACAGTCACCCACCACCACCTGGtccagaagctgctgcagcGCATGGAGGAATCTGTCAAGTTTGATGAGCCACCGAATCCCAGCATCCTGCTGGCCATGAACCTGGCTGGAGCCACCCATGGCCACATCCACAGGCGGCTGCTCCGGGAGATAAAGAAGAACGCAGTGGAGAGAGCCCAGACAggtggggaaaggagaggaggagaagccAGGGTAGGGAGGGGGTGCACCTGATCCCAGCAGACCCCGTACTGCAGGCTCAGCACCGCCAGCTCTCAGGATGCCATGTCCCATCCCACcactgtgtcctcttgtcccCACAGACATGACCTCGGGACAGGTGGCTCTGCACGTCCTCgccctcctctcctcctgccagaACCCCTGGCGTGTCCATGCCATGGGGAAGACCATTGACCTGATCCGTGTCCTGCAGCAGAAAACAGATGAGGAGATGGCCAAACTGggtttgttgggatttgggggcctgggggtgtcactgtccccacacCCTGTCATCTTGCCACTCTTTGCTTTCAGAGGCTGAGGGCATTCCCAAAACTACCCTGTACAGTGTGGGCCTGGACGCCCTGGCCCTGTGCCTGGCTGATGCGGGTGGTGCTCAGGGGCCATCGGTGGCCCTGGCCAAGCAGGTGCTGAGCCCTGAGAGCCACCTGTTCGTGGGTAAGGAACCCCTCTGCTCCCACATTCCCGCTCCTGGGGTCTATCCCAAGCCTTGGCGGTGACTCCGGGATCCCACAGACACCCGGGCCATGGTGGCACTGGCGCTGGCCTGCGTCTACAACTATGTGGAGCTCCAGGACGTGCGGGATCTGCTCCAGGAGGCACTTTGGACAGTGAGCAACAGCTTCCTGGATgagcaggagaaagggaatGGCATGATTGGAAATATCTACAGCATGGGGCTGGCCCTGCAGGTAGGAGAGGTGCCAGGGGAGTGTGATGTCACGGCCACCTGGTCCCCTTCCCTGATGTGTCATTCCACCTTCCACCCGCTCCACAGGTGCTGGAGGCCACAAGGAAGTTTTACGCCCCACGGAAGTGGGACTGTGCCCAGGCCTTCTCCGTGGTGTTTGCCCACGACTACCAGCAGCCCATGGCCATCGCCCAGGTGTTGCCAGCCCTGGTGGGCAAGTCCTACCTTGATGTGAATGGCCTGGACTGCGCTGCCACCCAAGATATGTCCACAAGCCAACAGTTGTCCCTGTCTCCAATGCTGGGGACACACGGCATTCCCAGAGGTACGCTGATCCCACCTGGAGTCCCCCAGAGCCTGCAGGGATgatgtccccagcctgtgcccGCAGGGGGTGTGCCAGGTGCCCACCCTGCCGctctctccctgcacagcccccaTCCAGGTGACTTACTCCATCACCAATGAGCTCCAGGGAAAACCCTTCCACTACTCAACCACAGTGACAGTCCCAAGTGGCTCCACTCTTCTCAAGGTGATGAAGGTGGCAGAAGAGGAGAACCCCCAAATATTTAGGTGAGATCCAGGGTGGCTTTGGGGGGTGGGATTTAGCATTTCCCCACCCAGGTCTGAGCCTCCTCAACtctcctgcagcttccagaCAGAACAGACATCCTGGGGTCCCTATGTGACCTCCATCCAtgggctggctggcagcacGGATAACAGGACCTACTGGCAGTTCCTCAGTGCTGGGGTCCCCCTCGATGAAGGTGGGGCAGGGGTCcaggcctggggctggggaggagccTGTGGTGGGGGTCTCCATGTCCCAGCCTCAGTCATCCTTGTGCCACAGGGGTCGGAACCTACAAACCACACGACGGGGAGCACATCCAGGCTGTCTTCAGCACCTACTGATGCCACCAAGACACCCTGGACCTCTCCAGGGAGCAATAAAGTTCCATTCCAGCATGtccttctctgtgtgtgtgtgtgtctgtccctgggaGAAAACACAGCTCACATCCTTTTGGAATTCATTCCTGCTTAATTCCATGAGCTCAGctcctctccttctcttccccagcaccacacacaaacacagcctcTCAAACTCCATGGAATCAATTCCCCCCTGGACATCAACAaagcctttccccagcagccaCGGACTTGTTCCTCCGGCCACATTCCTGTACTTCAGTTCAACCTATTCTGATCCCCACACATGCTCTCATGGCATTAATCAGATGCAATTATCTCTGATGATTACAATCCCAATTAGCATCAGCCTCAGGCCACCAGTTGTATTTCTCCCCGGAAATCCGCAGGTGGTGGTCTGGGGTTGCAGCTGATTCTAATCCCAATTCTGTGAGTCCATCTCTGGCCAGGAGCCACCAGCACCTCCCAGCTGGGTCCCAACAGCTTTCCAGCCAGCCCCATTCCCTACTCCCACTGGGCCTTGCCCAGCCAGACCTTCAGTCTGGACCTGCTCCCAGATGGACCCTTCTCACCCAAACACTTCTACGATTCCACAGATACCATCTCTAGAAGGAGCTGTGGGGGACGGGATCCAAACTCTTCCtaacagccccaaaaccagcaTCCACACCCTTCTATCATCTCCAGGACATGTGGTCTTATCCCAGACATCACACCAGTCAGACAGGAGCCATTCTGTCTGACTCAACCCACAGTGACAGTGCCACCCTCCAGGTCCTTCCATGACCACACAGATAAGCTGGCACTGtgtgtggcagcagcacagcgGGTGTGGGTGGGCAGGTGACCACAGGACGGAGCCAGGAGCAGATAAAAGcagggggcacagctggagagatGAGTGCCCGCGGGACTCTGCTGCCCTGAGTGGATCAGCTCTCCTGAGGACAGAGGATGCCCGGCATGGCTTACAGCATCGGggtcctgctggccctggcaaGTGCCATGGTCACGCAGGGCTGGGGTGAGTGCCAGTCCTCCTGCAGTGGCATTGCAGACAGACCGGTGACACTGCAGGGGGACAAGTGGGTGACACACAGGGCTCCTGCTGACCTGCCCTCGGTGGCAGAAGGGTGCCAGGCTACAGTCACCCACCACTACCTGGtccagaagctgctgcagcGCATGGAGGAATCTGTCAAGTTTGACGAGCCACCACATCCCAGCATCCTGCTGGCCATGAACCTGGCTGGAGCCACCTATGGCCACATCCACAGGTGGCTGCTCCAGGAGGTAAAGAAGAACGCAGTGGAGAGAGCCCAGACAggtggggaaaggagaggaggagaagccAGGGTAGGGAAGGGGTGCACCTGATCCCAGCAGACCCCGTACTGCAGGCTCAGCACCGCCAGCTCTCAGGATGCCATGTCCCATCCCACcactgtgtcctcttgtcccCACAGACATGACCTCGGGACAGGTGGCTCTGCACGTCCTCgccctcctctcctcctgccagaACCCCTGGCGTGTCCATGCCATGGGGAAGACCCTCAACCTGATTCCTATcctgaagcagaaaatgaaTGGTGAGATAAGCAAAAACAGTACACAGGGACATGAGGGAAGGACTGGGGGGACTAGGGGGGTGTCATCCTCGCTGCACCCCATCAGTTCACCCCTCTTTATGTTGCAGTGATCACCTAGTATGGAGAGAGCCTGGACATCCTGGCCCTGTGCCTGGTGAAGGAATATGACAACCAAGATGCAGTTGAGGCCATGGCAAAGGAGTTGCTGAAGCCCAAGAGCTCCCCCTGTGTGGGTAAGGGAACCCTCTAGCCCcgctgtgcccactctgctccCAGTATCTCCAGGCTGCTGGCAGTGACACTGGGATCCCACAGACACCCAGGCCATGGAGGTACTGGTGCTGGTGTGCGCCTACAACCACACAGACAAGCAGGATCTGATCCATGATGCACTAAAGGTGGTGAACAATGATTTCCTGGATGAGCAAGAGAGGAGGAATGGCATGACTGGGGATATCTACAGCATGGGGCTGGCCCTGCAGGTATGGAGAGGGGCTGTGGCGTCACAGCTCCACTCCCTGGTTGCTCGTGACACCTTCCACctcctccacaggctctggagACCTCAAGTGAGTTTTACGCCCCTCGGAAGTGGAACCGTGCCCAAGCCTTCAGCGTGGTCTACAATCAGGACTACGAACAGCCCATGGCCATAGCCCAGGTGCTGCCTTCCCTCGTGGACAAGTCATACCTGAATGCATGTaggtggggctgagctgccacCAACAGAATGTCCCCAAGCCAACAGCTGTTCCTGTCTCCAATGCTGGGGACAGTCAGGGTTCCAACCTGAAGCCGACCCGTGGGGATGACACTCCTGCCCTATGCCAGGTGGGATGTGCCTGGTGCCTACCCTGGCCCTCTCCCCACCCACAGCTTCCATCATGGTGCAGTTCTCCATCACCAACACACTGAAGAATTACTTCCACTATTCCACCTCGGTGTGTGCCCCAGATAACTCCACGCTGCTCCGCGTGATGAAGGTGGCAAGGAATGAGAAACCTGACATCTTTTGGTGAGAGCCAGAGGGTGGGAGAGAATGGGAAGTGTTTGCATCCCCCCACCCAGCTCTGAGCCCACTCCCTTTGCCGGCAGCTTCCAGGCGGAGCAGACATCCTGGGGTCCCTATGTGACCTCAATCCA encodes:
- the LOC131582423 gene encoding cobalamin binding intrinsic factor-like, whose protein sequence is MAYSIGVLLALASAMVTQGWGECQSSCSGIADRPVTLQGDKWVTHRAPADLPSVAEGCQATVTHHHLVQKLLQRMEESVKFDEPPNPSILLAMNLAGATHGHIHRRLLREIKKNAVERAQTDMTSGQVALHVLALLSSCQNPWRVHAMGKTIDLIRVLQQKTDEEMAKLEAEGIPKTTLYSVGLDALALCLADAGGAQGPSVALAKQVLSPESHLFVDTRAMVALALACVYNYVELQDVRDLLQEALWTVSNSFLDEQEKGNGMIGNIYSMGLALQVLEATRKFYAPRKWDCAQAFSVVFAHDYQQPMAIAQVLPALVGKSYLDVNGLDCAATQDMSTSQQLSLSPMLGTHGIPRAPIQVTYSITNELQGKPFHYSTTVTVPSGSTLLKVMKVAEEENPQIFSFQTEQTSWGPYVTSIHGLAGSTDNRTYWQFLSAGVPLDEGVGTYKPHDGEHIQAVFSTY